In one window of Coleofasciculus chthonoplastes PCC 7420 DNA:
- a CDS encoding cysteine desulfurase family protein, protein MIKEQTLIYLDYHATTPTDPRVAEKVLASMTSQFGNASSTDHVFGDKAAAAVSQAAQHLAQLVGASPKEIIFTSGATESINLAIQGTIAASHDSLPRIAISPVEHQAVLDTCKALEKRRRAEIIYLRVDSQGRLDLNHLEQTCRDGVSLLCVMAANNEIGNIYPIEKIGRIAQNHNIPFLCDGSQAVGKIPINVAEWGITYLAVSGHKFYAPQGVGALVVKRGYTLEPILFGGGHQKGLRSGTLNLPGIVGLGEACRWRQLEMVQDESAIAAKRDRLQAQLAEKIPELIINGDINSRLAGNLHISIPGIPNSAIIARVRGKLAISRGSACSSGVEAPSHVLRAMNLPEDVIEGALRIGIGKFTTEAEIDQAADILASTVKDISRLLAEN, encoded by the coding sequence ATGATAAAAGAGCAGACACTGATTTATTTGGATTATCACGCCACCACTCCAACTGATCCGAGAGTTGCTGAAAAAGTCTTAGCATCTATGACGTCTCAGTTTGGCAATGCCAGTAGCACTGATCACGTCTTCGGTGACAAAGCAGCCGCCGCCGTTTCCCAAGCTGCTCAACATCTAGCTCAATTAGTGGGCGCATCCCCGAAAGAAATTATCTTTACATCGGGAGCAACCGAAAGTATTAATCTTGCAATTCAAGGGACTATCGCCGCCAGTCATGACTCTTTACCTCGCATTGCTATCTCTCCTGTAGAACACCAAGCGGTTTTAGATACCTGTAAAGCATTAGAGAAAAGAAGACGGGCGGAAATTATTTACCTTCGCGTTGATTCCCAAGGCAGGTTAGATTTAAACCACCTCGAACAAACCTGTCGGGATGGGGTTTCCTTGCTTTGTGTTATGGCGGCTAATAACGAGATTGGGAACATCTATCCCATTGAAAAAATTGGTCGTATTGCCCAGAATCATAATATTCCTTTCTTATGCGACGGTTCCCAAGCCGTCGGTAAAATTCCGATTAACGTTGCTGAATGGGGAATCACTTATTTAGCGGTGTCAGGACATAAATTTTATGCTCCCCAAGGGGTTGGCGCTTTGGTGGTTAAACGAGGTTATACCCTAGAGCCAATCTTGTTTGGAGGAGGACATCAAAAAGGATTACGATCCGGTACGCTGAATCTGCCTGGAATTGTTGGTTTAGGGGAAGCTTGTCGATGGCGACAGTTGGAGATGGTACAAGATGAGAGTGCGATCGCCGCTAAACGCGATCGCCTGCAAGCTCAATTAGCAGAAAAAATTCCCGAACTTATCATTAATGGAGATATTAACTCCCGTCTGGCTGGAAACCTGCATATCTCCATTCCAGGTATCCCCAACAGCGCCATAATCGCCAGAGTGCGTGGAAAATTAGCCATTTCCAGGGGATCAGCTTGTTCATCAGGCGTAGAAGCCCCCTCCCATGTTCTGCGTGCGATGAATCTTCCTGAAGATGTTATTGAGGGAGCATTACGAATCGGAATCGGGAAATTTACGACAGAAGCTGAAATTGACCAAGCGGCGGATATTTTAGCGAGTACCGTTAAAGACATTTCTCGTTTACTCGCTGAGAACTAG